The DNA region GGGAATTAAAGGTCCCCTCAACGTCactgttcctcctccttgcccaaACACCGCCGCTGGCGGAGGCTCTTTGACTTCGAAATCGAGCAGCTCAACCCATAATTTCGGATCGACCCCGTACCATACCCAACTGATGAAACTGACAGGTCTTCCACAGGAGGGCCACGCCCATGATGGAAACAGATCCGGATATATCTGTCCCGAGACAGGTTCTCCAGAGACATGCCACAAGAGCAGGTCCGGTAAAAGCGATAACCAGCACCCAAAGAAATATTCGTCCCTTTTGTAAATGTTCGGCCACCTCCGTTGCAAAGCCACAGCAATACCCTCCAAGGCCGCGACTCTATCGCCGAACTGCATGAGTAGCCGGCCCGAGTAGGTTGCAACTATATCAGACCACAGGTACGAGTACGTTTTGCTGAGTTCAACCTCGGAGAACAGCTTGTTTACCGACATGTGATTGATGCCGTATCTCCGAGTAAACACACGGTCCCCTGCCTCTGTCTTGATGTGTGGACTGGGATTCCTGCATTCGCATTGCACCTCGGTGGCACACGTCCATGACATTTCTCCTTTTCCAATATACAGCGATCTGTTGGCTAAGAATCGTTCCTGAAATGTCCATCCACGTTCCTCAACAACGTTGAGGGCGTCTGTGGGATCTTGATCAAAGGTTTCGTGTGCCCAGTGTCCCGGTAGAGATCGGCACCGCTCGTGCTCCATTTGCTCCACGACAATCGTTTCTCTGTAATCAGATGATTCGTTGTCGTTATCGGCATACCGGGAAAAGTCCAACCCTATTATctttggtggagagggctgCATCTCGGGTGGCCCAAGCGGGCAGCCCTCAAGCGAGCCTGAAGAGCCAGCAGCAGACAAAACAAGAAGTGCGCCGGAGTAAATGTCGGCCATCTGAGGAATCTGTGCCATTTTGTCGCGTGGATCATCTTGGATGATGCAAAGGGCGTCGACCCATAGATAACGCTGGCAGAGGTGTTTACAGGCAATGACTGCGTCTCTGATGGTGGAAGGAAGTGACAGCATCGGGATTCCGGCTGCATGTTGTttgaggttggcggtgttggtgcAAACGTTCCCTTGTTTGCCCCAGCAGTAGCTGAGGGCGACATACCCCGTCCGTGGATGAAGTTCTTGATGCTGCGTATTTACTAAGCGGATGTGTTCGACGTCTGAAATATCCAACAGTCGCCTCGGCAATAGATACTCTGCATCGTGTTCATTACAAGCCTCGTGTGATGTGACACATTCTGAAAGCCATTCTTTGGCGAGGGCAAAACGATGTTCGGGAGTTGTCCTGATGGGGCGGAAATTGACATGGGTAGCTTTATGTGCTATCGGCAGGCCTACTATGGGGTCCAACAAGGGTCGTTCACCCTTGTACCTGTCTGTAGATGCTCGTTTCAGCAACTGAATGGTTTCTGTAGTCTTGATCGAACATGTCTTAGTAGCACTCACCACCGATTTCATAAATCTTATATCCCGGTGCTGTCTCAAAGGTGTCTCCTGGCCTGATGACCCCAATTTCGAGCGTGTTGTCATGCCAGATACTTCCTACCAGGACAGTGCTGGCACTCCTGAGATCTGTGACATAATTCAGAATTTGTCCCAAGGCCCAGCACCGCGAACATTGAGCAGCGGATTCCAAAACCGTCGATAGTTGGACCTGCTCATCGTAGACATCGCCAAATAGTTCTTTGCAATGTGGGCACTGCTCCCAGGTTTTTGGGCTGCCGCTTAACTGCAGACCGGGTGTCGTTGTTTTTCGCTTCAGACGAAGCCGCAGCTTCTATAACCGTGGAAAACATCCCATAGCTATTGACTGAATCTTGAAAGAGGTGAAAGAGTTGTTGAGTTGTTGATGAAAGGGCTAGTCGGTTGGGCTGAATTGCGGTGCTCTCCGCTCTGTTAGGTCCCAAAACTTCCCGACCTTTCTCCGATCCACTGAGACTAAAATCGTGTTGCGCACTcacccaacatcatcatcaactttcCACTTCCTACCAATAGGTATATCTGGGCCAACTGTTGACCTTTCAAGCTTGTGCAATCTTGCACACCTAGAAATAGCGCGACTCAGTGACGTGACTGCATCGCAATGCGTGCTCGCTTGCCATGAACATATATTGCAAGAATCCAACCCCCTAAAGCCTCTCAAACTCCCCAGgcaacttctccccctcaacccaagccctcacccctcccccaaacaacTCCGGAAATTGCACATCCCACCCatgcaccccctccctcaacacaAACCCTCCCGACCTATCCTCAggccaaccccccccttgGTCcgttctcctgctcctcaaCGTCTCCGCCGTCCTAACCATCATACCAACATCATCCCCTTTAGCTCCCGCAACATGCAAAGTCCTCacttccaacctcctcacatCATCCAAACCAAACTCCAATATCCAAGGAAACATATCgtgcaccacctcccaagtGATATtccccttcatctcctctATCAACTCAATATCCAGCTTCAACCCAAGCAACGAAGCCTGCCATTGATATAACCAACTCGGTACCCACCCTACCATCATCTTCATAGTGTAGTAAGTCAATCCCGGCCACTGCGCCATGAATAACCGTGCTCCGCTCGCGGGAGCAGCACCTGTCacaaaaagagagaggaCTAGGTCGGGTTGGTCCAAGGCAAGGCATTGAGCTATGTACCCGCCCATTGAAACACCGACAACATGGGCCTTGCCGCCGTGGGCGTGTGAGCGGATGAGTTGCGCGACGTGCTGGGCGGAGTGGTCGGTAGTGCCTGGTTTGATGTGACGGGAGGCGGAATGGAGTGGTAGGTCAgggacgaggaggtggaagtccgagaggtgggggaggatgagggcaaATTCAAGACGGCAGGTGAAACcgccgtggaggaggatgattgtGGCGGGCTTGTCGTCGTTCCACGACGTGAAGGATAGCGACGTtatggggggaggtggggtcATGGTGAAGGATATGAAGCTGGAGTGTTTTTGAGGCTGGAATAGAAAGTGAATTTTGAGTGTAAAGTTGATTTGTCAGAAAGAGAAATAATTAACTCGGATTCAAGTCTAGGCCGAGCGGCCCGTGCGACCGATTGGCTCCGTCTTCATCTATGATAGGCATGCATTTTGAACCCTTCGTCTGGGTCACTGCCAAaaaccctcttcctcaccatcacagcACCAAATTTTTGAGACTCAATTCCCCAAAGAGAGCCCCAGAATGCGCTGCAAAAGACCCGAAAACCCCCCagactcttcctcctcttccgttTCTGGAGATCCTGCAGCTTGCAGTCAGCAACTTCCTCCCTGTGGCAGCATCGATCAAAGGCCAACTTACGCCCAATAACATCAAACTTCCACTTGGTCTTTCCTGGATCAATCGCACGAGCCGGGATCCCATGCAAACAAATGTACGCCCCTCGCTTGTGAGATTCTTGCACTTTTGAATCGATCTTGCTTCCAAGACCAAACCGATCGACAAGCGTGCTAAGCTTGAAAAAGTGGACATCTGTGAGCGTTGACGTGTCGATGGTGAGAATAAACCAGTCGTCTTCACCTGGCTCGCTTCTGCCCCATCTTTCCAAACAGAGTGTCCATCTTACGGCATGCTGCTCGACCGAAAAGAACGTTATGAAAGGTGTCGGGCGCCTGCTACTCCAGTCGAAGTGATCCGCAACGGCGTCTTTGAAGAGTTGAGTAGCTCTAATTCTCGCGAATTGCGTGGTTGTGTCCCGGGCTTTGAGTCTACTGGTCTTGTTGTACAGTCCTGTATTTCCTCGGTATTGCACCCGGTAAAACTAACGCGGGAGGTCGCCGGGTGGGTGTCGATATGTGTCCATTGTTGATGTGCTCTCGACACTTTCTCGCCAAGCGGAAATTTCCTTGGATAACTCAGGCGCCAATAAGTAGTTGTCGAAGGGGAACGCCCGTGGCATTTAAGCCTTTGATCGTCGGGGGTTTCAAAGTCGAAACTTCCCCTGATAAGATGCGTAGTTTAACTAGTGAAGGATAAATAGTTGTGTGATTCAGCAGAGCCCCACGCACATGGTTGGTCGAGAGAGATACACATCGATGTATCTAAGTTAGCTAACCCAACAGACTTGGGGCCAGATAACAGAAAGAGAAGGTGTTGCGATGGTCTAGTGGTCGCCCAGCCTCCTCAGCCCAGAGCCTTTGCCTGGCTCAGTCTGGTGGTTGCTTGGCTTCGCCAAACTTCGTGACAAGGCTGTGACGGCG from Podospora pseudopauciseta strain CBS 411.78 chromosome 6, whole genome shotgun sequence includes:
- a CDS encoding hypothetical protein (EggNog:ENOG503P7T4; COG:S) is translated as MTPPPPITSLSFTSWNDDKPATIILLHGGFTCRLEFALILPHLSDFHLLVPDLPLHSASRHIKPGTTDHSAQHVAQLIRSHAHGGKAHVVGVSMGGYIAQCLALDQPDLVLSLFVTGAAPASGARLFMAQWPGLTYYTMKMMVGWVPSWLYQWQASLLGLKLDIELIEEMKGNITWEVVHDMFPWILEFGLDDVRRLEVRTLHVAGAKGDDVGMMVRTAETLRSRRTDQGGGWPEDRSGGFVLREGVHGWDVQFPELFGGGVRAWVEGEKLPGEFERL
- a CDS encoding hypothetical protein (EggNog:ENOG503QFDM), coding for MDTYRHPPGDLPRLYNKTSRLKARDTTTQFARIRATQLFKDAVADHFDWSSRRPTPFITFFSVEQHAVRWTLCLERWGRSEPGEDDWFILTIDTSTLTDVHFFKLSTLVDRFGLGSKIDSKVQESHKRGAYICLHGIPARAIDPGKTKWKFDVIGRSPETEEEEESGGFSGLLQRILGLSLGN
- a CDS encoding hypothetical protein (COG:S; EggNog:ENOG503PCKU); translated protein: MFSTLSGSPKTWEQCPHCKELFGDVYDEQVQLSTVLESAAQCSRCWALGQILNYVTDLRSASTVLVGSIWHDNTLEIGVIRPGDTFETAPGYKIYEIGDRYKGERPLLDPIVGLPIAHKATHVNFRPIRTTPEHRFALAKEWLSECVTSHEACNEHDAEYLLPRRLLDISDVEHIRLVNTQHQELHPRTGYVALSYCWGKQGNVCTNTANLKQHAAGIPMLSLPSTIRDAVIACKHLCQRYLWVDALCIIQDDPRDKMAQIPQMADIYSGALLVLSAAGSSGSLEGCPLGPPEMQPSPPKIIGLDFSRYADNDNESSDYRETIVVEQMEHERCRSLPGHWAHETFDQDPTDALNVVEERGWTFQERFLANRSLYIGKGEMSWTCATEVQCECRNPSPHIKTEAGDRVFTRRYGINHMSVNKLFSEVELSKTYSYLWSDIVATYSGRLLMQFGDRVAALEGIAVALQRRWPNIYKRDEYFFGCWLSLLPDLLLWHVSGEPVSGQIYPDLFPSWAWPSCGRPVSFISWVWYGVDPKLWVELLDFEVKEPPPAAVFGQGGGTVTLRGPLIPVKREVVTYDENEEEVVYVPIDTQLSFMAGGASLDHVDGDPDAERVSHLALVGSYPFKLQEKNKQLSCAMLCLVPITGRQGNVFRRVGMVLLPRTKQAFLGAEFQRLLTPHVTNYKLT